A genome region from Thalassococcus arenae includes the following:
- the hflC gene encoding protease modulator HflC: MKKTTYLIPVLVIAVVAALSAIFVVDEREKALVLQFGQIKAVKEDPGLAFKIPIIQEVVRYDDRILSLDTETIEVTPSDDRRLVVDAFARYRIADVVQFRQAVGVGGIRFAEDRLSSILNSKIREVLGADQVTSDTILSEDRGRLMIRIRDQARAEARSLGLDVVDVRLKQTNLPAQNLEATFARMRAEREREAADEIARGNEAAQRVRALADRTVVETLSEADRDANVIRGEADAERNRIFAEAFGADPEFFAFYRSLQAYERALQGGNSTMVMTPDSQFFDYFSNERAGQAPAN; the protein is encoded by the coding sequence ATGAAAAAGACAACCTATCTCATCCCCGTTCTGGTCATCGCCGTGGTGGCGGCCTTGTCGGCGATCTTCGTCGTCGACGAACGCGAAAAGGCGCTGGTCCTGCAATTCGGCCAGATCAAGGCCGTCAAGGAAGATCCGGGCCTGGCGTTCAAGATCCCGATCATCCAGGAAGTCGTGCGCTACGACGACCGGATCCTGTCGCTGGACACCGAAACCATCGAGGTCACGCCGTCGGATGACCGCCGCCTCGTGGTCGACGCCTTTGCGCGCTATCGCATCGCGGACGTGGTGCAGTTCCGCCAGGCCGTCGGCGTCGGCGGCATCCGTTTCGCCGAGGACCGGCTCAGCTCGATCCTCAACTCCAAGATCCGCGAAGTGCTGGGTGCCGACCAGGTCACGTCGGACACCATCCTGTCCGAGGATCGCGGCCGGCTGATGATCCGCATCCGCGACCAGGCCCGCGCCGAGGCGCGCTCGCTGGGGCTCGACGTGGTCGACGTGCGGCTCAAGCAGACCAACCTGCCGGCGCAGAACCTCGAGGCGACCTTCGCCCGGATGCGCGCCGAACGCGAACGCGAGGCCGCCGACGAGATCGCCCGCGGTAACGAGGCCGCGCAGCGGGTCCGCGCCCTGGCCGACCGGACCGTGGTGGAAACCCTCTCCGAGGCCGATCGCGACGCCAACGTGATCCGAGGCGAGGCCGACGCCGAACGCAACCGGATCTTTGCCGAAGCCTTTGGCGCCGACCCGGAATTCTTCGCCTTCTACCGCTCGCTGCAAGCGTATGAGCGGGCGTTGCAGGGCGGCAATTCCACCATGGTGATGACGCCGGACAGCCAGTTCTTCGACTATTTCTCGAACGAACGGGCCGGGCAGGCGCCGGCGAATTGA
- the hflK gene encoding FtsH protease activity modulator HflK: MAGNSGGPWGGGGGNRGGDDDRRRGQGGGRRPDEPQIPEIDELMKKGQERLRVLMGGRGGSGNGAGRGGGGGGGGPIFTRGTVGLGLIVALGMWAFASFYTVRPEEQSVELFLGEYASTGNPGLNFAPWPLVTAEVVNVTSERTENIGGGRAGNDGLMLTTDANIVDIEFQVVWNINDPAKLLFNIRDPQLTVQAVSESVMREIIAASNLAPILNRDRGIVADAAREGIQATLDEYDSGITIVRVNLETADPPREVIDSFREVQAAEQERDRLERQADAYANRVVAEARGEAAQTIQQAEGYRAQVVNDAVGEASRFSAVLEEYSKAEDVTRRRLYLETMEKVLGGVDKMILDESITGSGQGSGVVPYLPLNELGRPRAQGGN, translated from the coding sequence ATGGCAGGAAACAGCGGCGGCCCTTGGGGCGGCGGTGGCGGCAACCGGGGTGGCGACGACGATCGGCGCCGGGGACAGGGCGGTGGGCGCCGTCCGGACGAGCCGCAGATCCCCGAGATCGACGAGCTGATGAAGAAGGGCCAGGAACGGCTGCGCGTGCTGATGGGCGGGCGCGGCGGTTCTGGCAACGGCGCAGGCCGCGGCGGCGGCGGCGGGGGCGGCGGGCCGATCTTCACCCGCGGCACGGTGGGCCTTGGCCTGATCGTGGCGCTGGGCATGTGGGCCTTCGCCAGCTTCTACACCGTGCGGCCCGAAGAACAGTCGGTCGAACTGTTCCTGGGCGAATACGCCTCGACCGGCAATCCCGGCCTCAACTTCGCGCCCTGGCCGCTGGTCACCGCCGAGGTCGTCAACGTCACCTCGGAACGGACCGAGAATATCGGCGGCGGCCGGGCCGGCAATGACGGGCTGATGCTGACCACCGATGCCAACATCGTCGATATCGAATTCCAGGTGGTCTGGAACATCAACGACCCGGCGAAACTGCTGTTCAACATCCGCGATCCGCAGCTGACCGTGCAGGCGGTGTCGGAATCGGTCATGCGCGAGATCATCGCGGCCAGCAACCTCGCACCCATCCTCAACCGGGACCGTGGCATCGTCGCCGACGCCGCGCGCGAGGGCATCCAGGCCACGCTCGACGAATACGACAGCGGCATCACCATCGTCCGGGTCAACCTCGAAACCGCCGACCCGCCGCGCGAAGTCATCGACAGCTTCCGCGAGGTCCAGGCGGCCGAACAGGAACGCGACCGGCTGGAACGCCAGGCCGACGCCTATGCCAACCGCGTCGTCGCCGAGGCCCGCGGTGAAGCGGCCCAGACGATCCAGCAGGCCGAGGGCTACCGCGCCCAGGTCGTCAACGACGCCGTCGGTGAAGCCAGCCGCTTCTCCGCCGTTCTCGAGGAATACTCCAAGGCCGAGGACGTGACCCGCCGCCGGCTCTATCTGGAAACCATGGAAAAGGTGCTGGGCGGGGTCGACAAGATGATCCTCGACGAAAGCATCACCGGCTCTGGCCAGGGCAGCGGCGTGGTGCCGTACCTGCCGCTGAACGAACTCGGCCGGCCGCGCGCGCAGGGAGGCAACTGA
- a CDS encoding FAD-dependent oxidoreductase, with product MTTFDYDLFVIGGGSGGVRAARVAAGEAGAKVGLAEMDRYGGTCVIRGCVPKKLMVFASEFAHMPSEARAYGWDIADGAFDWKTFCGHLNTELDRLEGIYRSLLKNSGVETYDARATLVDPHTVKLSTGETRTAKHILIATGGHPVRPDMDGAECGIVSDDLFHLPELPKSILIVGGGYIACEFACILSGLGVEVTQYYRGAQILRGFDEEARGLIAESMRERGIDLHTGTNIVEMRRATGDEATDAQMSAPVEARQIGAKPAPDSGEGPVWVKATNGQTRVYDQVLFATGRRPNTAEMGLGALGIELGRGGQIVVDEYSQTKVPSIYAIGDVTDRVNLTPVAIREGMAFVETVFRGNPTPVDHALIPSAVFTQPELGTVGLTEEAARDREEIEVYCTSFRPMKTAFAGRPDRVLMKLIVSKANRTVLGCHIVAPGAGEMIQLAGIAVKMGATKEDFDRTVAVHPTMSEEIVTMRNPVRTA from the coding sequence ATGACCACATTCGACTACGACCTCTTCGTCATCGGCGGCGGCTCGGGCGGGGTGCGCGCGGCGCGGGTCGCGGCGGGCGAGGCCGGGGCCAAGGTCGGCCTGGCCGAGATGGACCGCTATGGCGGCACCTGCGTGATCCGTGGCTGCGTGCCGAAAAAGCTCATGGTCTTCGCCTCGGAATTCGCCCACATGCCGTCCGAGGCCCGCGCCTATGGCTGGGATATCGCCGACGGCGCGTTCGACTGGAAAACCTTCTGCGGCCATCTGAACACCGAACTGGACCGGCTCGAAGGCATCTACCGCTCGTTGCTCAAGAATTCCGGTGTCGAAACCTATGATGCCCGCGCCACGCTGGTCGATCCGCACACGGTAAAGCTGTCCACCGGCGAGACCCGGACCGCCAAGCACATCCTGATCGCCACCGGCGGTCACCCTGTGCGTCCCGACATGGACGGCGCCGAATGCGGCATCGTCTCGGACGACCTCTTTCACCTGCCTGAACTGCCGAAATCCATCCTGATCGTCGGCGGCGGCTATATCGCCTGCGAGTTCGCCTGCATCCTGTCGGGTCTCGGCGTCGAGGTGACCCAGTATTACCGCGGCGCGCAGATCCTGCGCGGCTTCGACGAAGAGGCGCGCGGGCTGATCGCCGAATCCATGCGCGAACGCGGCATCGACCTGCACACCGGCACCAATATCGTCGAGATGCGCCGCGCCACCGGCGACGAAGCCACCGATGCCCAGATGTCGGCCCCTGTCGAGGCCCGCCAGATCGGCGCGAAGCCCGCCCCCGACAGCGGCGAGGGTCCGGTCTGGGTCAAGGCCACCAACGGCCAGACCCGGGTCTACGACCAGGTCCTGTTCGCCACCGGCCGGCGGCCCAACACCGCCGAAATGGGGCTCGGGGCGCTGGGGATCGAGCTGGGCCGCGGCGGCCAGATCGTGGTCGACGAATACAGCCAGACCAAGGTGCCGTCGATCTACGCCATCGGCGACGTCACCGACCGGGTCAACCTGACCCCGGTCGCGATCCGCGAGGGCATGGCCTTTGTCGAAACGGTGTTCAGGGGCAACCCGACCCCGGTCGATCACGCGCTGATCCCGTCCGCTGTCTTCACCCAGCCCGAACTGGGCACCGTGGGCCTGACCGAAGAGGCCGCGCGCGACCGCGAAGAGATCGAGGTCTACTGCACTTCGTTCCGCCCGATGAAGACGGCCTTTGCCGGACGACCCGACCGGGTGCTGATGAAACTGATCGTGTCCAAGGCCAACCGCACCGTGCTGGGCTGCCATATCGTGGCGCCCGGGGCGGGCGAAATGATCCAGCTCGCGGGGATCGCGGTCAAGATGGGTGCGACCAAGGAAGACTTCGACCGAACCGTGGCGGTGCACCCCACGATGTCCGAAGAAATCGTGACCATGCGCAACCCGGTGAGAACGGCTTGA
- the rpiA gene encoding ribose-5-phosphate isomerase RpiA, whose amino-acid sequence MTGELSPIDKAKFVAAKRAADFVENGMRVGLGTGSTAAWLVRCLGEMVREDGLQFRGVPTSTRTAELAREVGIEVISLDEAKWLDLTIDGADEFDSDLNLIKGGGGALLQEKIVATASDQMIVIADAAKEVENLGAFPLPIEVIPFGWQTTQALVEETLVSMDVMGRKATLRMNGQVPFVTDEGNHILDLHLGRIGNPRQLALVINQIPGVVENGLFIDICDQVVIGFGDGRVEVRDINAGTVSTDRLEFVETDNLFADLGD is encoded by the coding sequence ATGACCGGAGAATTGTCGCCCATCGACAAGGCCAAGTTCGTCGCCGCCAAGCGCGCCGCGGATTTCGTGGAAAACGGCATGCGGGTGGGCCTCGGCACCGGCTCGACTGCCGCCTGGCTGGTGCGCTGCCTGGGCGAGATGGTGCGCGAGGACGGGCTGCAGTTCCGCGGCGTGCCGACCTCGACCCGCACCGCCGAACTGGCCCGCGAGGTCGGCATCGAGGTGATCTCGCTCGACGAGGCCAAGTGGCTGGATCTCACCATCGACGGCGCCGACGAATTCGACAGCGATCTCAACCTGATCAAGGGCGGCGGCGGCGCGCTGTTGCAGGAAAAGATCGTCGCCACCGCTTCGGACCAGATGATCGTCATCGCCGACGCCGCGAAAGAGGTCGAAAATCTCGGCGCCTTTCCACTGCCGATCGAGGTCATCCCCTTCGGCTGGCAGACCACCCAGGCGCTGGTCGAGGAAACGCTGGTCTCGATGGACGTCATGGGCCGCAAGGCGACGCTGCGGATGAACGGCCAGGTGCCCTTCGTCACCGACGAGGGCAACCATATCCTCGACCTGCATCTGGGCCGCATCGGCAATCCCCGCCAGCTCGCGCTGGTCATCAACCAGATTCCCGGCGTGGTCGAGAACGGGCTGTTCATCGACATCTGCGACCAGGTGGTCATCGGCTTCGGCGACGGCCGGGTCGAGGTGCGCGACATCAACGCCGGCACCGTCAGCACCGACCGGCTTGAATTCGTCGAGACGGACAACCTCTTCGCCGATCTGGGGGATTGA
- a CDS encoding glutathione S-transferase family protein produces MTTYRLHYAPDNASFIIRWVLEEQGPGYETRLVDRRAGAQRSAAHLALNPAGRIPVLETPQGPISETAAILLWLDEAHGGLLPPRGTAARARMLNTLLFVANTLHPEAIQTFYLHRYGPADAQDGMRAALQARLRGHLAMLDALTAAHPPDGFDAVQPYLAAILRWLALYPPGKTAWFALADYPALHGMAAALETRPALIRAAAAEGLGAHPFTAPEPPDPPEGSAV; encoded by the coding sequence ATGACCACCTATCGACTGCACTATGCCCCCGACAATGCCTCGTTCATCATCCGCTGGGTGCTGGAGGAACAGGGGCCGGGTTACGAGACCCGGCTGGTGGACCGGCGCGCCGGGGCGCAGCGCAGCGCGGCGCATCTGGCGCTGAACCCCGCCGGACGGATCCCGGTGCTGGAGACGCCGCAGGGGCCGATCTCGGAAACCGCGGCGATCCTGCTGTGGCTGGACGAGGCGCATGGCGGGCTGCTGCCGCCCCGCGGCACGGCGGCACGGGCGCGGATGCTGAACACGCTGCTGTTCGTCGCCAACACGCTGCATCCCGAGGCGATCCAGACCTTTTACCTGCACCGCTACGGACCGGCGGATGCCCAGGACGGAATGCGGGCCGCCTTGCAGGCGCGGCTGCGCGGTCATCTGGCGATGCTGGATGCGTTGACGGCGGCGCATCCGCCGGACGGGTTCGACGCGGTGCAGCCCTATCTGGCGGCGATCCTGCGCTGGCTGGCGCTGTATCCGCCCGGCAAGACCGCATGGTTCGCGCTGGCGGATTATCCCGCCCTGCACGGCATGGCCGCGGCGCTGGAGACCCGGCCCGCGCTGATCCGCGCGGCGGCAGCCGAGGGGCTGGGCGCGCATCCCTTCACCGCGCCCGAACCGCCGGACCCGCCCGAGGGATCGGCGGTCTGA
- a CDS encoding DUF2189 domain-containing protein, with the protein MTSSTAKTGTPEVNPVTAADISASLKAGFSDFLARPVMSGAFGLFYVVFGIFFLWCLVWLGKVWMILPAAVGFPLVAPFAAAGLYEMSRRLQAGERFGWSEILTVMADQRKREMGWMAFVTLFVFWVWMYQIRLWLALILRDAPFSDLDGFLNTVFFTPQGWLFLAVGTCAGAILSAALFSLTVIAMPMLMDRDTDFVTAMLTSIRVVVENPVVMLGWAAIISGVMLVSMAPAFLGLILALPILGHTTWHLYRRAVQPLEG; encoded by the coding sequence ATGACATCCAGCACCGCAAAGACCGGAACGCCGGAGGTCAACCCGGTGACCGCGGCGGACATTTCCGCATCGCTGAAAGCCGGGTTTTCCGACTTTCTGGCCCGCCCGGTCATGAGCGGCGCCTTTGGACTGTTCTATGTGGTGTTCGGCATCTTTTTCCTGTGGTGCCTGGTCTGGCTGGGCAAGGTCTGGATGATCCTGCCCGCCGCCGTGGGCTTTCCGCTGGTGGCGCCCTTTGCCGCCGCGGGGCTTTACGAGATGTCGCGCCGGTTGCAGGCGGGCGAGCGGTTCGGCTGGTCGGAAATCCTGACCGTCATGGCCGATCAACGCAAGCGCGAGATGGGCTGGATGGCCTTCGTCACGCTGTTCGTCTTCTGGGTGTGGATGTACCAGATCCGGCTTTGGCTGGCGCTGATCCTGCGGGACGCGCCGTTTTCGGATCTAGACGGGTTTCTGAACACCGTCTTCTTCACGCCGCAGGGCTGGCTCTTCCTGGCGGTGGGCACCTGCGCCGGGGCGATCCTGTCGGCTGCGCTGTTTTCGCTGACGGTCATCGCCATGCCGATGCTGATGGACCGCGACACCGATTTCGTCACCGCCATGCTGACATCCATCCGCGTCGTCGTGGAAAACCCGGTGGTCATGCTGGGCTGGGCGGCGATCATCTCGGGCGTCATGCTGGTGTCGATGGCCCCGGCCTTTCTGGGCCTGATCCTTGCCCTGCCGATCCTCGGGCACACCACCTGGCATCTTTACCGGCGGGCCGTGCAACCGCTGGAGGGGTGA
- a CDS encoding L-serine ammonia-lyase: MFLSVFEMFKVGIGPSSSHTMGPMVAAARFLDMLRAAPFTAHGLRASLHGSLAFTGVGHATDRATVLGLAGFTPDGYDHEQAEAALAAIREDKVVTPPGLPALAFDPQADLAFDFGPALPGHANGMILMATDAQGDVIAQETFYSIGGGFVLTAAELAAGKDTDDGPPVPYPFKSAAEMLEMASASGLSIAAMKRANELSRRSVDDLDRGLARLWEVMNACIERGLANDGILPGGLKVRRRAKAIHDQLLAERGRNLTAPHTINDWMSVYAMAVNEENAAGGQVVTAPTNGAAGVVPATIRYWLDHVPGASARGVPDFLLTAAAIGGLVKFNASISGAEAGCQAEVGSASAMAAAGLCAVMGGSPEQIENAAEIALEHHLGMTCDPVKGLVQVPCIERNGLGAIKAVSAASLALRGDGQHFVPLDAAIETMRQTGLDMSEKYKETSLGGLAVNVPNC; this comes from the coding sequence ATGTTCCTGTCGGTCTTCGAGATGTTCAAGGTGGGAATCGGCCCGTCCTCGTCGCATACGATGGGGCCGATGGTGGCGGCGGCGCGGTTTCTGGACATGCTGCGCGCGGCGCCGTTCACGGCGCATGGGCTGCGCGCCTCGCTGCACGGATCGCTGGCCTTTACCGGCGTGGGCCATGCCACCGACCGGGCGACGGTGCTGGGGCTGGCGGGGTTCACCCCCGACGGCTATGACCACGAACAGGCCGAGGCCGCGCTGGCGGCGATCCGCGAAGACAAGGTCGTAACCCCGCCGGGCCTGCCGGCGCTGGCCTTTGATCCGCAGGCCGACCTGGCCTTCGATTTCGGACCGGCCCTGCCCGGCCATGCCAACGGGATGATCCTGATGGCCACCGACGCGCAGGGCGACGTGATCGCGCAAGAAACGTTCTATTCCATCGGCGGCGGCTTTGTTCTGACCGCGGCGGAACTGGCGGCGGGCAAGGATACCGATGACGGCCCGCCGGTGCCCTACCCGTTCAAATCCGCCGCCGAAATGCTGGAGATGGCATCGGCGTCTGGCCTGAGCATCGCGGCGATGAAGCGGGCCAACGAACTGTCGCGGCGGTCGGTCGACGATCTCGACCGGGGGCTGGCGCGGCTGTGGGAGGTGATGAACGCCTGCATCGAGCGCGGGCTGGCCAATGACGGCATCCTACCCGGCGGGCTGAAGGTGCGCCGCCGCGCCAAGGCGATCCACGACCAGCTGCTGGCCGAGCGCGGCCGCAACCTGACCGCGCCGCACACGATCAACGACTGGATGAGCGTCTACGCCATGGCGGTGAACGAGGAAAACGCCGCCGGCGGACAGGTTGTCACCGCGCCCACCAACGGCGCGGCGGGCGTGGTGCCCGCGACGATCCGCTATTGGCTGGACCATGTGCCGGGCGCCAGCGCGCGCGGCGTGCCGGATTTCCTGCTGACCGCCGCCGCGATCGGCGGCCTGGTCAAGTTCAACGCCTCGATCAGCGGTGCCGAAGCCGGCTGCCAGGCCGAGGTGGGCAGTGCCAGCGCCATGGCGGCGGCGGGGTTGTGCGCGGTGATGGGCGGCAGCCCCGAGCAGATCGAGAACGCCGCCGAGATCGCGCTGGAGCACCACCTGGGCATGACCTGCGATCCGGTGAAGGGGCTGGTCCAGGTGCCCTGCATCGAACGCAACGGTCTGGGCGCGATCAAGGCGGTGTCGGCGGCCAGCCTGGCGCTGCGCGGCGACGGCCAGCATTTCGTGCCGCTGGATGCGGCGATCGAGACGATGCGTCAGACCGGCCTGGACATGAGCGAGAAATACAAGGAAACCTCGCTGGGCGGGCTGGCCGTCAACGTGCCCAACTGCTGA
- a CDS encoding XRE family transcriptional regulator, whose product MPRTVTHRLAEALAAMRSEKGWTLDQLAERSGVSRAALSRLEHAEVSPTADALARLCAAHGVRLSQLLARVEECYPALVGADEQNQWRDSDHPVTLRDMSPAGPGLSGCVQECRLGPGTATTLPVSAQPGAERHILMMQGQLTVSQGDETHEIARGDVLRFHENGPVALQAQGETGVRFFLFSVTG is encoded by the coding sequence ATGCCGCGGACCGTCACCCATCGCCTGGCCGAAGCGTTGGCTGCGATGCGGTCCGAAAAGGGCTGGACGCTGGACCAGCTGGCCGAACGCAGCGGCGTCAGCCGCGCCGCCCTGTCCCGCCTGGAACACGCCGAGGTCAGTCCGACCGCCGATGCGCTGGCGCGGCTCTGCGCGGCGCATGGCGTGCGGCTGTCACAACTGCTCGCCCGGGTCGAGGAATGCTATCCGGCGCTGGTCGGGGCCGACGAGCAGAACCAGTGGCGCGACTCCGATCACCCGGTCACCCTGCGCGACATGTCGCCCGCCGGGCCGGGCTTGTCGGGCTGCGTTCAGGAATGCCGGCTGGGTCCGGGCACGGCGACAACCCTGCCGGTATCCGCCCAGCCCGGTGCCGAACGCCACATCCTCATGATGCAGGGACAGTTGACCGTCTCGCAGGGTGACGAAACCCACGAGATCGCCCGCGGCGACGTGTTGCGCTTTCACGAAAACGGGCCGGTGGCGCTGCAGGCGCAGGGCGAAACCGGCGTTCGGTTCTTCCTGTTCTCGGTGACCGGCTGA
- the lipB gene encoding lipoyl(octanoyl) transferase LipB encodes MVEWIATDGLTDYEQALAFMEARAAAIADGTAQECIWLLEHPPLYTAGTSAKPEDLRDPDRFPVYATRRGGQYTYHGPGQRVAYVMLDVSRRGRDVRCFVRDLESWVIAALAEFGITGHVRDGRVGVWVERPDKPRLADGRMAEDKIAAIGIRLRKWVSFHGISINVEPALEHFSGIVPCGITDYGVTSLVDLGLPVTMDDVDVALKRNFGRVFETKQAVARNS; translated from the coding sequence ATGGTGGAATGGATCGCGACCGACGGGCTTACCGACTACGAACAGGCGCTGGCCTTCATGGAGGCGCGCGCCGCGGCGATCGCCGACGGCACCGCGCAGGAATGCATCTGGCTGCTGGAGCATCCGCCGCTTTATACCGCCGGCACCTCGGCAAAGCCGGAGGACCTGCGCGATCCCGACCGGTTCCCGGTCTACGCCACGCGGCGCGGCGGGCAATACACCTATCACGGGCCGGGACAGCGGGTGGCCTATGTCATGCTGGATGTAAGCCGGCGCGGGCGCGACGTGCGCTGTTTCGTGCGTGACCTGGAATCCTGGGTGATCGCCGCGCTGGCCGAGTTCGGAATCACCGGCCATGTCCGGGACGGCCGGGTCGGCGTTTGGGTCGAACGGCCCGACAAGCCGCGCCTGGCGGACGGGCGGATGGCCGAGGACAAGATCGCCGCGATCGGCATCCGGCTGCGCAAATGGGTCAGTTTCCACGGCATTTCGATCAACGTGGAACCGGCGCTAGAACATTTCTCGGGCATCGTTCCCTGCGGCATCACCGATTACGGCGTGACATCGCTGGTCGATCTGGGCCTGCCGGTGACGATGGACGATGTCGACGTGGCCCTGAAACGGAATTTCGGCCGGGTTTTCGAGACGAAACAGGCGGTTGCAAGAAACAGCTAA
- a CDS encoding PhoX family protein: MKDVDTTKLSADEWDELNFPRPEANDFDAVVERAISRRGFMGGILAFGSGAAVMGTGLLSGSSAQAMNAANRFPFTPIDIATDFDVHVPEGYRWQVLARWGDPLFSDADGYDVAEGGPVAGSDRVFGENTDGMEVFSFRGHQLIAVNHEYANRDVNLPAAQDGTPANADDVRKLQNLQGVTVMEVREGDAGWEVVKDSPFNRRIHHNTPMTIVGPAAGHDLLKTEADPTGTASLGTMNNCGSGMTPWGTYLTCEENFNGYFGATAEPEVTAQVSDGFSRYGIGADGWGYDYHKWDARFDTAKNPNEPHRAGWVVEIDPTKPDSTPVKHTGLGRFKHENAEVVLAPDGRVVVYMGDDERGEFVYKFVSNGTYTPGGSTEGLLDDGTLFAAKFNDDGTGEWLALTPETTGMANLAEVLIFARKAGSAVGATTMDRPEWIRANPRAVEAYCCLTNNRNRGVKPNAGGDETPVNGPNPRETNNYGQIVRWRPHDDDHAADTFDWDLYVMAGNPNVYDNVYGGSENITQGNLFNSPDGMGFDSTGLVWIQTDGDDSNEGEFEGMGNNQMLVGDPVTGEIARFMTGPNGSEVTGLAWSSDRRTMFVGIQHPGGSWPDGTGLPRSAIITVTREDGGLVG; encoded by the coding sequence ATGAAAGACGTCGACACTACCAAGCTGTCCGCCGACGAGTGGGACGAGTTGAACTTTCCGCGCCCCGAGGCAAACGATTTCGACGCGGTGGTCGAGCGGGCCATCTCGCGCCGCGGGTTCATGGGCGGCATTCTGGCCTTCGGTTCCGGCGCTGCCGTCATGGGCACCGGCCTGCTGAGCGGCAGCTCGGCCCAGGCGATGAACGCCGCCAACCGCTTTCCCTTTACCCCGATCGACATCGCGACGGATTTCGACGTGCATGTCCCCGAGGGCTATCGCTGGCAGGTGCTGGCCCGCTGGGGCGATCCGCTGTTCTCGGACGCCGATGGCTATGACGTGGCCGAGGGCGGCCCGGTGGCCGGGTCGGACCGGGTGTTCGGCGAGAACACCGACGGGATGGAAGTGTTTTCGTTCCGCGGCCACCAGCTGATCGCCGTCAACCATGAATACGCCAACCGCGACGTCAACCTGCCCGCCGCGCAGGACGGCACGCCGGCCAATGCCGACGACGTGCGCAAGCTGCAGAACCTGCAGGGCGTCACCGTCATGGAGGTGCGCGAGGGCGACGCCGGCTGGGAGGTGGTCAAGGACAGCCCGTTCAACCGCCGCATCCACCACAACACGCCGATGACGATCGTCGGGCCAGCCGCCGGCCACGACCTGCTCAAGACCGAAGCCGACCCGACCGGTACGGCGTCGCTGGGCACGATGAACAATTGCGGTTCGGGCATGACGCCCTGGGGCACCTACCTGACCTGCGAAGAAAACTTCAACGGCTATTTCGGCGCCACGGCCGAGCCCGAAGTCACCGCGCAGGTCAGCGACGGCTTCAGCCGCTATGGCATTGGTGCCGATGGCTGGGGCTATGATTACCACAAGTGGGACGCACGGTTCGACACGGCCAAGAACCCCAACGAGCCGCACCGCGCGGGCTGGGTGGTCGAGATCGACCCGACGAAGCCCGACAGCACGCCGGTCAAGCACACCGGCCTGGGCCGCTTCAAGCACGAGAATGCCGAGGTGGTCCTGGCCCCCGATGGCCGCGTGGTGGTTTACATGGGCGACGACGAGCGCGGCGAGTTCGTCTACAAGTTCGTCTCGAACGGCACCTACACGCCGGGCGGGTCGACCGAGGGCCTGCTGGACGACGGCACGCTGTTCGCGGCGAAGTTCAACGATGACGGCACCGGCGAATGGCTGGCGCTGACGCCCGAGACGACCGGCATGGCGAACCTGGCCGAAGTGCTGATCTTCGCGCGGAAAGCCGGCTCTGCCGTCGGCGCGACGACGATGGACCGCCCGGAATGGATCAGAGCGAATCCCCGGGCGGTCGAGGCCTATTGTTGCCTGACCAACAACCGCAACCGTGGCGTCAAACCCAATGCCGGCGGCGACGAGACGCCGGTCAACGGCCCCAACCCGCGCGAGACCAACAATTACGGCCAGATCGTGCGCTGGCGGCCGCATGACGACGACCACGCGGCCGATACCTTCGACTGGGATCTCTACGTGATGGCAGGCAACCCGAACGTCTATGACAACGTCTATGGCGGTTCGGAGAACATCACCCAGGGCAACCTGTTCAACTCGCCCGACGGCATGGGCTTCGATTCGACCGGCCTGGTCTGGATCCAGACCGACGGCGACGACAGCAACGAGGGCGAGTTCGAAGGGATGGGCAACAACCAGATGCTGGTCGGCGATCCGGTGACCGGCGAAATCGCACGGTTCATGACCGGCCCGAACGGATCGGAAGTGACCGGCCTGGCCTGGTCGAGCGACCGCCGCACGATGTTCGTGGGCATCCAGCATCCCGGCGGCAGCTGGCCGGACGGCACCGGCCTGCCGCGGTCGGCGATCATCACCGTGACCCGCGAGGACGGCGGCCTGGTCGGCTGA